One Vicugna pacos chromosome 12, VicPac4, whole genome shotgun sequence genomic window carries:
- the SPIC gene encoding transcription factor Spi-C isoform X2, producing the protein MAYVEQDKLGQAFEDAFEVLRQNSTGDLQYSPDYKNYLAFINHRYHVKGNFNSCGVLPTEEPTYNRRTVINSAADLYFEGNIHQSLQNIPENQLVQPSVLQQKGGKGYYKILNIFPWLYGRKKLRLFEYLHESLCNPEMASCIQWIDQTKGIFQFVSKNKEKLAQLWGKRKGNRKTMTYQKMARALRNYGRTGEIIKIRRKLTYQFSEAILQRLSPSYFLEKDIFYSQVDPGAGVPCRPATQPHRGALAPLALWSNLGPPSPLSLN; encoded by the exons ATG GCTTATGTTGAACAAGACAAGCTGGGTCAAGCATTTGAAGATGCTTTTGAAGTATTGAGGCAAAATTCCACTGGAGATCTTCAGTACTCCCCAG ATTACAAAAATTACCTGGCTTTCATCAACCACCGTTATCATGTCAAAGGAAATTTCAACAGCTGTGGTGTGCTGCCTACAGAGGAACCCACCTATAATCGGAGAACAGTAATA AACAGTGCTGCAGACCTCTATTTTGAAGGAAATATTCATCAGTCTCTGCAGAACATCCCTGAAAACCAGCTGGTACAACCTTCTGTTCTCCAGCAAAAGGGAGGAAAAG gttactacaagatattgaatatatttccctggcTATAcg GAAGGAAGAAGCTCCGACTGTTTGAATACCTTCACGAATCCCTGTGTAATCCCGAGATGGCGTCTTGTATTCAGTGGATAGATCAAACCAAAGGCATCTTTCAGTTtgtatcaaaaaacaaagaaaaacttgcccaactttgggggaaaagaaaaggcaaccgGAAGACCATGACTTACCAGAAAATGGCCAGAGCCCTGAGAAATTATGGAAGAACTGGGGAAATCATCAAAATCCGGAGAAAGTTAACTTACCAATTCAGTGAGGCCATTCTCCAAAGACTTTCTCCATCTTATTTCTTGGAAAAAGATATCTTCTACTCACA GGTAGATCCAGGAGCTGGAGTCCCTTGCCGTCCTGCCACTCAGCCACACAGAGGTGCTCTTGCACCGTTAGCACTCTGGTCCAACCTTGGACCACCATCTCCTCTTTCCTTGAACTAG
- the SPIC gene encoding transcription factor Spi-C isoform X3 produces the protein MQAYVEQDKLGQAFEDAFEVLRQNSTGDLQYSPDYKNYLAFINHRYHVKGNFNSCGVLPTEEPTYNRRTVINSAADLYFEGNIHQSLQNIPENQLVQPSVLQQKGGKGRKKLRLFEYLHESLCNPEMASCIQWIDQTKGIFQFVSKNKEKLAQLWGKRKGNRKTMTYQKMARALRNYGRTGEIIKIRRKLTYQFSEAILQRLSPSYFLEKDIFYSQVDPGAGVPCRPATQPHRGALAPLALWSNLGPPSPLSLN, from the exons ATG CAGGCTTATGTTGAACAAGACAAGCTGGGTCAAGCATTTGAAGATGCTTTTGAAGTATTGAGGCAAAATTCCACTGGAGATCTTCAGTACTCCCCAG ATTACAAAAATTACCTGGCTTTCATCAACCACCGTTATCATGTCAAAGGAAATTTCAACAGCTGTGGTGTGCTGCCTACAGAGGAACCCACCTATAATCGGAGAACAGTAATA AACAGTGCTGCAGACCTCTATTTTGAAGGAAATATTCATCAGTCTCTGCAGAACATCCCTGAAAACCAGCTGGTACAACCTTCTGTTCTCCAGCAAAAGGGAGGAAAAG GAAGGAAGAAGCTCCGACTGTTTGAATACCTTCACGAATCCCTGTGTAATCCCGAGATGGCGTCTTGTATTCAGTGGATAGATCAAACCAAAGGCATCTTTCAGTTtgtatcaaaaaacaaagaaaaacttgcccaactttgggggaaaagaaaaggcaaccgGAAGACCATGACTTACCAGAAAATGGCCAGAGCCCTGAGAAATTATGGAAGAACTGGGGAAATCATCAAAATCCGGAGAAAGTTAACTTACCAATTCAGTGAGGCCATTCTCCAAAGACTTTCTCCATCTTATTTCTTGGAAAAAGATATCTTCTACTCACA GGTAGATCCAGGAGCTGGAGTCCCTTGCCGTCCTGCCACTCAGCCACACAGAGGTGCTCTTGCACCGTTAGCACTCTGGTCCAACCTTGGACCACCATCTCCTCTTTCCTTGAACTAG
- the SPIC gene encoding transcription factor Spi-C isoform X1, with the protein MQAYVEQDKLGQAFEDAFEVLRQNSTGDLQYSPDYKNYLAFINHRYHVKGNFNSCGVLPTEEPTYNRRTVINSAADLYFEGNIHQSLQNIPENQLVQPSVLQQKGGKGYYKILNIFPWLYGRKKLRLFEYLHESLCNPEMASCIQWIDQTKGIFQFVSKNKEKLAQLWGKRKGNRKTMTYQKMARALRNYGRTGEIIKIRRKLTYQFSEAILQRLSPSYFLEKDIFYSQVDPGAGVPCRPATQPHRGALAPLALWSNLGPPSPLSLN; encoded by the exons ATG CAGGCTTATGTTGAACAAGACAAGCTGGGTCAAGCATTTGAAGATGCTTTTGAAGTATTGAGGCAAAATTCCACTGGAGATCTTCAGTACTCCCCAG ATTACAAAAATTACCTGGCTTTCATCAACCACCGTTATCATGTCAAAGGAAATTTCAACAGCTGTGGTGTGCTGCCTACAGAGGAACCCACCTATAATCGGAGAACAGTAATA AACAGTGCTGCAGACCTCTATTTTGAAGGAAATATTCATCAGTCTCTGCAGAACATCCCTGAAAACCAGCTGGTACAACCTTCTGTTCTCCAGCAAAAGGGAGGAAAAG gttactacaagatattgaatatatttccctggcTATAcg GAAGGAAGAAGCTCCGACTGTTTGAATACCTTCACGAATCCCTGTGTAATCCCGAGATGGCGTCTTGTATTCAGTGGATAGATCAAACCAAAGGCATCTTTCAGTTtgtatcaaaaaacaaagaaaaacttgcccaactttgggggaaaagaaaaggcaaccgGAAGACCATGACTTACCAGAAAATGGCCAGAGCCCTGAGAAATTATGGAAGAACTGGGGAAATCATCAAAATCCGGAGAAAGTTAACTTACCAATTCAGTGAGGCCATTCTCCAAAGACTTTCTCCATCTTATTTCTTGGAAAAAGATATCTTCTACTCACA GGTAGATCCAGGAGCTGGAGTCCCTTGCCGTCCTGCCACTCAGCCACACAGAGGTGCTCTTGCACCGTTAGCACTCTGGTCCAACCTTGGACCACCATCTCCTCTTTCCTTGAACTAG
- the SPIC gene encoding transcription factor Spi-C isoform X5: protein MAYVEQDKLGQAFEDAFEVLRQNSTGDLQYSPDYKNYLAFINHRYHVKGNFNSCGVLPTEEPTYNRRTVINSAADLYFEGNIHQSLQNIPENQLVQPSVLQQKGGKGRKKLRLFEYLHESLCNPEMASCIQWIDQTKGIFQFVSKNKEKLAQLWGKRKGNRKTMTYQKMARALRNYGRTGEIIKIRRKLTYQFSEAILQRLSPSYFLEKDIFYSQYVQPDQGYLSLNNWNANYNYTYANYHELSHPNC, encoded by the exons ATG GCTTATGTTGAACAAGACAAGCTGGGTCAAGCATTTGAAGATGCTTTTGAAGTATTGAGGCAAAATTCCACTGGAGATCTTCAGTACTCCCCAG ATTACAAAAATTACCTGGCTTTCATCAACCACCGTTATCATGTCAAAGGAAATTTCAACAGCTGTGGTGTGCTGCCTACAGAGGAACCCACCTATAATCGGAGAACAGTAATA AACAGTGCTGCAGACCTCTATTTTGAAGGAAATATTCATCAGTCTCTGCAGAACATCCCTGAAAACCAGCTGGTACAACCTTCTGTTCTCCAGCAAAAGGGAGGAAAAG GAAGGAAGAAGCTCCGACTGTTTGAATACCTTCACGAATCCCTGTGTAATCCCGAGATGGCGTCTTGTATTCAGTGGATAGATCAAACCAAAGGCATCTTTCAGTTtgtatcaaaaaacaaagaaaaacttgcccaactttgggggaaaagaaaaggcaaccgGAAGACCATGACTTACCAGAAAATGGCCAGAGCCCTGAGAAATTATGGAAGAACTGGGGAAATCATCAAAATCCGGAGAAAGTTAACTTACCAATTCAGTGAGGCCATTCTCCAAAGACTTTCTCCATCTTATTTCTTGGAAAAAGATATCTTCTACTCACAGTATGTTCAACCCGATCAAGGATATCTCAGTTTAAATAACTGGAATGCAAATTATAATTATACATATGCAAATTACCATGAGCTAAGTCACCCTAATTGCTAA
- the SPIC gene encoding transcription factor Spi-C isoform X4 gives MQAYVEQDKLGQAFEDAFEVLRQNSTGDLQYSPDYKNYLAFINHRYHVKGNFNSCGVLPTEEPTYNRRTVINSAADLYFEGNIHQSLQNIPENQLVQPSVLQQKGGKGRKKLRLFEYLHESLCNPEMASCIQWIDQTKGIFQFVSKNKEKLAQLWGKRKGNRKTMTYQKMARALRNYGRTGEIIKIRRKLTYQFSEAILQRLSPSYFLEKDIFYSQYVQPDQGYLSLNNWNANYNYTYANYHELSHPNC, from the exons ATG CAGGCTTATGTTGAACAAGACAAGCTGGGTCAAGCATTTGAAGATGCTTTTGAAGTATTGAGGCAAAATTCCACTGGAGATCTTCAGTACTCCCCAG ATTACAAAAATTACCTGGCTTTCATCAACCACCGTTATCATGTCAAAGGAAATTTCAACAGCTGTGGTGTGCTGCCTACAGAGGAACCCACCTATAATCGGAGAACAGTAATA AACAGTGCTGCAGACCTCTATTTTGAAGGAAATATTCATCAGTCTCTGCAGAACATCCCTGAAAACCAGCTGGTACAACCTTCTGTTCTCCAGCAAAAGGGAGGAAAAG GAAGGAAGAAGCTCCGACTGTTTGAATACCTTCACGAATCCCTGTGTAATCCCGAGATGGCGTCTTGTATTCAGTGGATAGATCAAACCAAAGGCATCTTTCAGTTtgtatcaaaaaacaaagaaaaacttgcccaactttgggggaaaagaaaaggcaaccgGAAGACCATGACTTACCAGAAAATGGCCAGAGCCCTGAGAAATTATGGAAGAACTGGGGAAATCATCAAAATCCGGAGAAAGTTAACTTACCAATTCAGTGAGGCCATTCTCCAAAGACTTTCTCCATCTTATTTCTTGGAAAAAGATATCTTCTACTCACAGTATGTTCAACCCGATCAAGGATATCTCAGTTTAAATAACTGGAATGCAAATTATAATTATACATATGCAAATTACCATGAGCTAAGTCACCCTAATTGCTAA